Part of the Musa acuminata AAA Group cultivar baxijiao chromosome BXJ2-7, Cavendish_Baxijiao_AAA, whole genome shotgun sequence genome is shown below.
AATCAACGCCTACTACATAGGTTACATCACCatagtatttaaaataattattcccTAATTGAACCATGGGTTACAAAACTTAAATTATGTGAATAACTTCTCTATTCATTCTAAACTCATTCAACTAGACTTGTGCTCTTAAAAtacttactaatatttttttacacGACCAATTGATCTAAATTAACGTGACCATTGCAAGGATATTATGGGTTGAACCCTCTCAAAATTTTATAGGAATAGAAAAAGAGATATGAGATTTGCCCCCGAGAGAAATCCTCATTCGATTAAGTTTCGCATCATCTCAAAAACCTTTTTCAGACACGACAATTTCATTACGTACAGTAAATATCAAGATTGATCATATCAATCATATATCATGATCTTATTTGATTAAAAGAACTCATAAATTCCGTTCCTCATTCTAAGGGACACCaataatgaaaaaatatatatgactTAAAGAATAGGAAACACAGACATGCAGAGTTTTCTTTGTTTATCCTCAACAACAAGAAAAGAGATGTTTGACGGGAAAGTCAAAGACATCACAGATTTCCCCCTCTTAAAGTAGAAAAAAGATATAGAACGACGTGTTTGCTTTATTCGCATTTTTCGAAGGTAACCTACCTTGGTTGCTCCCCTCGAAATTACTAACCCTTAATTATACTTACCAAATTACGCCTTTTCTGCTTCGATAAGAAAGTCTAAGAATGATGAACGATGTGGCTGACATGCTACGTTCTACATAACATACGGTCGAGACTTTGCTATAGTTATCGATATCAGATCACAGAAACACTGGCCGTGCATAATGAAGAACGCAATTTAGGTTCGGCGGCACCTTTCACGCCGCTACGATATTTGATTCTGCTGCCGGACACGCCCTGCTATGTTTGGATCTTGCATATCTATGCTGCGACCACGCACCCAATCTTCGACAACACTTGGTTGGCTGCAGATAGCAGTGATCGTAGCGCGACCAACGGCCAAAGAAGCCCCACGCACCAACCATGGCCGTGCCATCGCCTTCAGCACAACTCACTGATCATGTGAATCACGAGACCGTCGTATCTTGCCTTTCCTTGTGATCTAAGCGTTGATTGATTCTGCAAAATCCTGTtttgcgatatatatatatatatatatatatatatatatatatatgtatatatggattTCCATCACAGAATCTTTTCGGTCGGATTCCTACAGAGGCGGGACCATTCGGACATGCCATGTTTGCCTTTTGCCATATCAAACCGAAACAGATTAACAAACATGTCTCCCAAGCTTATCTTGCAGAACAACCATTGTTTTGTTTGCAAACACTTTCTGCTCTTATTGGTTGTCATTTTGGTCGGGTCCTGTTGCAGCCGAGTCAGCATAGGGGGATGGCTACGGTCGAACATGAAGGCCCTTAGTCTTACACCTAACGCTACCACTGCTCCAATCTATACCTTTGCTTCTCCATGCCTCCTTGTGTACGCAGCTGTTATTATCTCGGAGGTATTCGTGCGACTCTCCTCCTCCCCTTCGGTTGGCAGTCTTATGGACGCCAGCGCCTGGTTGTAGAGTCTCCTCTTGAGCGTCAGGTACTCGGGCCACGTCACAGCCCGATAGGCTGGGCCCTGTTGTGGACCCATCAGCTTCTCGATGGGCGAGATCTTGAAGTGGGCTGGCGGCCCATAAAAGTACGCCACCGAGATGCGAGTCTGCGTGCGGTTGACGATGGCCCGGTGAGTGACGCTTTGGAACCGCCCATTGGAGAGTATGTGAGAGAGGTCGCCCACGTTGACGACGAGGGCTCCCGGAAGGGGCGGCACCGTCACCCACCTGGCGCGCCTGGTGGGGTGGTTGCCGTGCAGCAGCTGAAGCCCGCGTACGCTGCCCTGGTAGAGGACGGTGAAGAGGCTGGAGTCGGTGTGCTCGGCTAGGCCCATCGCCCGGTCGGGATCGGGGCAGGCTGGGTACGAGTTCAGCTGGATCACAGGCGCCGGCGCCTCGTGGGTGGTCTCACTTGATGGTACGGCCCAATCGATCTCGCCCTCGCTGAGGCCCAACGAGGCTAGCATCAGCAGCATCAACCTGCAACCCAGAGGCTTCATCCAACTTGTGTATTCCTCGATCGCACCACTGCATGGAACCACTCCGAGACTGTTAGCGGTCGCCAATCGTCGCGTCAGTTAACACGCATGCATGGTCAATGGACGTACCAGAACTCGGCGGAGTCGTCGGGCCAGAGTTTGCGGGCTTCGTCGTGAGGGGATCCGACGATGGTGAAGCCCTCGGACCAGAAGAGCTTGGAGAAGAAGGCGGAGATGTTAGCGATGCCATATCCAGTCACGCCACCGGGGCTGCGGGCCGCCTTAAGTTTCTGACCGGTGGGGAGAGAGAACAGGCGGCGCGTCTGTGCCTCGAGGCGGTCCAGGAGATCAACAGGGACGCCGTGCCCGGTGATCTGGAACGCCCCCCACTCCTCGCATGCTTGGCCGATGAGACGTGCGGCATCCGGGCACGCTAGGTCGATGACCGGGACGGCGTCGTCGCCGTGAGGATGGTCGTTTACGacgggccatgcatgggagtcggGAACCTCGGTGAGGGTCTTGAACTCAAATTGTTGGAGATGGTGGATGAGGGGTTGGTCGGAGAGAGACGGCATGGTTTGGAGTTGGTGATGAAAGAGTAGAGAGAGACGGGACGGCTATATATGTAtagggagagagggagagggagagagagagagagagaggagcaagtCGACACAGCCAATTCTCTCTCTTGTTTTCAAATGATGATATCTAAAGGTTAACATTGAAAGTTAAGATTTCATAGGCAGTGTCCGGAAGAGGACGAAAAATATTTAGCTTTACGACCTGCAGATTTCCTCCAAAGTGTGCTTTCAAATcggaaagaaacagatccaaaacAGCAAAGAATATAAGGGGGTAGGAAGACGAGAAGGAAACAAAACTGAAGGATATTCTTATCAAAGAAACCTCCAAATTGAGGATTTCACAAGCTTCACACAAATCCAGACCCGTCCCCTTTCCCCAACCGAGAAAACGTACAGGAGACTAAAACCTTTTATCGTAACTAATAATTAGAAAACGTCGTCAGAAAATAAACAGGATTTAGTCAAGCGAACGATGAGGCAGAGCGCGGTCGGAAGGGCCAAGTGGAAGAGACACAGCCAGTGGTTAATCCATGATGATATTAATACATGCGATAAGACAACTGAGATGAATTATGAAGACAAGGATAAGCAAAATAGGAGCGGGACACTATAAAGTGAAGGAAAAAACAAGACTAGCTGCCGTGACATTCCATTGGGTTAAAGATGGGAACAAATCGGTCAAAATTCGTAGTTGGATGTCGTGGCCTGTCATCGAGATAGATTAGTCGCCAGGTCACGTTGGACTCATGGATGTCTCTGTCCATAGCTCTGTTGCGGTCAAGGAATTATTCCACCTGAAATGTAACAAAGGGATGAAATTAACGGTATCCTTGTGAAGGGAAAAGCTACGTGTCACCTCATGTTCTTTGTCATGTTGTAGGATATGATTGAGTTAGGATCCCACGGCTCATGTAAATCTAATTACATTATTACGGAGTGATGGAACAAAGTTTTTGGGTTCTTTCTTAGACAACTCAGGTGGAGACTAAGCTCAAGTTGCAGCTCTTATTATTAGGGACAGATATTCGAGTTTTGGCAGTGACTTAGTCGCCATAGATATTCGAGTTTTAGATGGCCAGCCGAATTCAACGAGCGTCACGAGGGGAGGAGGCTTCATCAGCTGCATGCCCAAATAAGGTTACTGGTACTTTTTCTTACATGTGTCGTTGTGCTGTCTTTACATGCTAATCTATCGTTGGGGGGCAGAAAGTTACGAGGGTTtggacgaagagagagagagagggggcgtTAAACCAAACACTTGGTGTACGTGATGGAGAATATTACTTGGGACCCCCAACCCTTTTCAGGTTTTGAACGTGGTAATGAGCTCGGGCAACGAGGTAAAGCGGAAGGAGAGCAATGACAAGAGAAGGAACAAAAGAAGGATGGAGGAAAAAAAATCGAAAGAATATATACTTTTTTGTCCTCGAGTCATATCTAACAGCGAGAGCGGGAGGTCATAACGAGCCTTTACCATGTGCCTCTGTCTTGGCTTCAAGTGGGAAAAAGATGCATGTCATATGAGCCATTTGGATAACTGGTTCTGTTGTCCCTGTTCCATCCCCTTCAACGCACCGCCAATACCCCACATTCGATGGAGAAGGACAAAATAGGCCTTGGCCTTTTCCTTTGTCCTTCACGTCTCGCCTCTTGAGAAGCAGTGAAACTTGACGGAGACCCTCCCTCTCCATCTCATATATTTGTTGGGG
Proteins encoded:
- the LOC135616117 gene encoding gibberellin 3-beta-dioxygenase 2-like; the encoded protein is MPSLSDQPLIHHLQQFEFKTLTEVPDSHAWPVVNDHPHGDDAVPVIDLACPDAARLIGQACEEWGAFQITGHGVPVDLLDRLEAQTRRLFSLPTGQKLKAARSPGGVTGYGIANISAFFSKLFWSEGFTIVGSPHDEARKLWPDDSAEFCGAIEEYTSWMKPLGCRLMLLMLASLGLSEGEIDWAVPSSETTHEAPAPVIQLNSYPACPDPDRAMGLAEHTDSSLFTVLYQGSVRGLQLLHGNHPTRRARWVTVPPLPGALVVNVGDLSHILSNGRFQSVTHRAIVNRTQTRISVAYFYGPPAHFKISPIEKLMGPQQGPAYRAVTWPEYLTLKRRLYNQALASIRLPTEGEEESRTNTSEIITAAYTRRHGEAKV